In Cygnus olor isolate bCygOlo1 chromosome 12, bCygOlo1.pri.v2, whole genome shotgun sequence, one DNA window encodes the following:
- the CBFA2T3 gene encoding protein CBFA2T3 isoform X6 yields MPDSPADVKTQPRSTPPSMPPPPPAVTQGATRHPSFTPSTNRDAGPPTFLPRGRFHGCLKWSMVCLLMNGSSHSPTAINGAPSTPNGFSNGPATSSTASLSTHQLPPACGARQLSKLKRFLTTLQQFGNDISPEIGERVRTLVLGLVNSTLTIEEFHAKLQEATNFPLRPFVIPFLKANLPLLQRELLHCARMAKQSPAQYLAQHEQLLLDANASSPIDSSELLLEVSESGKRRTPDRTKENGLDRDPLHPEHLSKRPCTMSPAQRYSPSNGLSHAPNGLPPPAAPLPQHYRLEDMAMAHHYRDAYRHADPRELRERPRPAAVHGARQEEVIDHRLTDREWAEEWKHLNNLLNCIMDMVEKTRRSLTVLRRCQEADREELNHWIRRFSDAEDMKKGSPPSARPHNSSSSSEAPQLDAHRDFAPRPLSGYMPEEIWRKAEEAVNEVKRQAMSELQKAVSDAERKAHELITTERAKMERALAEAKRQASEDALTVINQQEDSSESCWNCGRKASETCSGCNTARYCGSFCQHKDWEKHHHVCGQTLQGLPAPATAPTAGVGLPVGSAQPEGVPPMASSPSETGSGAASRAGTPATPAPLESASR; encoded by the exons ATCGAGACGCTGGCCCTCCGACGTTTCTGCCTCGCGGCCGTTTTCATGGTTGCTTGAAATGGTCGATGGTCTGTCTTT TGATGAACGGCAGCAGCCACTCGCCCACCGCCATCAACGGGGCCCCGTCCACCCCCAACGGCTTCAGCAACGGGCCGGccacctcctccaccgcctccctCTCCACCCACCAGCTCCCGCCGGCCTGCGGCGCCCGCCAGCTCAGCAAGCTCAAGCGCTTCCTCACCACCCTGCAGCAGTTCGGCAACGACATCTCGCCCGAGATCGGGGAGCGGGTGCGCACCCTCGTCCTGGGGCTCGTG AACTCCACGCTCACCATCGAGGAGTTCCACGCCAAGCTCCAGGAGGCCACCAATTTCCCGCTGCGGCCCTTCGTCATCCCCTTCCTGAAG GCCAACCTGCCGCTGCTGCAGCGCGAGCTGCTGCACTGCGCCCGCATGGCCAAGCAGAGCCCGGCGCAGTACCTGGCCCAGCacgagcagctgctgctggacgCCAACGCCTCCTCTCCCATCGACTCCTCCGAGCTGCTCCTGGAGGTCAGCGAGAGCGGCAAGAGGAGGACACCAGACAG GACCAAAGAGAACGGTTTGGACCGCGACCCCCTGCACCCCGAGCACCTCAGCAAGCGGCCGTGCACCATGAGCCCCGCGCAGCGCTACAGCCCCAGCAACGGGCTGAGCCACGCGCCCAACGGGctgccgccccccgccgcccccctgccccagcactaCCGCCTCGAGGACATGGCCATGGCGCACCACTACCGCGACGCCTACCGCCACGCCGACCCCCGGGAGCTCCGCGAGCGCCCGCGGCCCGCCG CGGTGCACGGGGCGCGCCAGGAGGAGGTGATCGACCACCGGCTCACCGACAGGGAGTGGGCGGAGGAGTGGAAGCACCTCAACAAC CTGCTGAACTGCATCATGGACATGGTGGAGAAGACGCGCCGGTCGCTGACGGTGCTGCGGCGGTGCCAGGAGGCCGACCGCGAGGAGCTCAACCACTGGATCCGGCGCTTCAGCGACGCCGAGGACATGAAGAAAGGCAGCCCCCCCTCCGCCCGCCCCCACaacagctcctccagctccgaGGCACCCCAGTTAG ACGCTCACCGGGACTTCGCACCGCGGCCCCTCTCCGGTTACATGCCCGAGGAGATCTGGAGGAAGGCTG AAGAAGCTGTGAACGAGGTGAAGCGTCAGGCCATGTCCGAGCTGCAGAAGGCCGTGTCGGACGCCGAGCGCAAAGCCCACGAGCTGATCACGACGGAGCGAGCCAAGATGGAGCGAGCCCTGGCCGAGGCCAAGCGCCAGGCTTCGGAGGACGCCCTGACCGTCATCAATCAGCAGGAGGACTCGAGCGAG AGCTGCTGGAACTGCGGGCGCAAAGCGAGCGAGACCTGCAGCGGCTGCAACACCGCCCGCTACTGCGGCTCCTTCTGCCAGCACAAGGATTGGGAGAAGCACCACCACGTCTGCGGGCAGACTCTGCAGGGGCTGCCGGCCCCCGCCACCGCCCCGACCGCCGGCGTGGGGCTGCCGGTGGGCTCGGCGCAGCCCGAGGGGGTGCCCCCCatggccagcagccccagcgaGACGGGCTCGGGGGCCGCGTCCCGCGCCGGCACGCCGGCCACCCCGGCCCCGCTGGAGAGCGCGTCCCGCTga
- the CBFA2T3 gene encoding protein CBFA2T3 isoform X3: MLRAPAPAAPRWCSDPAAKRAATMPDSPADVKTQPRSTPPSMPPPPPAVTQGATRHPSFTPSTNRDAGPPTFLPRGRFHGCLKWSMVCLLMNGSSHSPTAINGAPSTPNGFSNGPATSSTASLSTHQLPPACGARQLSKLKRFLTTLQQFGNDISPEIGERVRTLVLGLVNSTLTIEEFHAKLQEATNFPLRPFVIPFLKANLPLLQRELLHCARMAKQSPAQYLAQHEQLLLDANASSPIDSSELLLEVSESGKRRTPDRTKENGLDRDPLHPEHLSKRPCTMSPAQRYSPSNGLSHAPNGLPPPAAPLPQHYRLEDMAMAHHYRDAYRHADPRELRERPRPAAVHGARQEEVIDHRLTDREWAEEWKHLNNLLNCIMDMVEKTRRSLTVLRRCQEADREELNHWIRRFSDAEDMKKGSPPSARPHNSSSSSEAPQLDAHRDFAPRPLSGYMPEEIWRKAEEAVNEVKRQAMSELQKAVSDAERKAHELITTERAKMERALAEAKRQASEDALTVINQQEDSSESCWNCGRKASETCSGCNTARYCGSFCQHKDWEKHHHVCGQTLQGLPAPATAPTAGVGLPVGSAQPEGVPPMASSPSETGSGAASRAGTPATPAPLESASR; the protein is encoded by the exons ATCGAGACGCTGGCCCTCCGACGTTTCTGCCTCGCGGCCGTTTTCATGGTTGCTTGAAATGGTCGATGGTCTGTCTTT TGATGAACGGCAGCAGCCACTCGCCCACCGCCATCAACGGGGCCCCGTCCACCCCCAACGGCTTCAGCAACGGGCCGGccacctcctccaccgcctccctCTCCACCCACCAGCTCCCGCCGGCCTGCGGCGCCCGCCAGCTCAGCAAGCTCAAGCGCTTCCTCACCACCCTGCAGCAGTTCGGCAACGACATCTCGCCCGAGATCGGGGAGCGGGTGCGCACCCTCGTCCTGGGGCTCGTG AACTCCACGCTCACCATCGAGGAGTTCCACGCCAAGCTCCAGGAGGCCACCAATTTCCCGCTGCGGCCCTTCGTCATCCCCTTCCTGAAG GCCAACCTGCCGCTGCTGCAGCGCGAGCTGCTGCACTGCGCCCGCATGGCCAAGCAGAGCCCGGCGCAGTACCTGGCCCAGCacgagcagctgctgctggacgCCAACGCCTCCTCTCCCATCGACTCCTCCGAGCTGCTCCTGGAGGTCAGCGAGAGCGGCAAGAGGAGGACACCAGACAG GACCAAAGAGAACGGTTTGGACCGCGACCCCCTGCACCCCGAGCACCTCAGCAAGCGGCCGTGCACCATGAGCCCCGCGCAGCGCTACAGCCCCAGCAACGGGCTGAGCCACGCGCCCAACGGGctgccgccccccgccgcccccctgccccagcactaCCGCCTCGAGGACATGGCCATGGCGCACCACTACCGCGACGCCTACCGCCACGCCGACCCCCGGGAGCTCCGCGAGCGCCCGCGGCCCGCCG CGGTGCACGGGGCGCGCCAGGAGGAGGTGATCGACCACCGGCTCACCGACAGGGAGTGGGCGGAGGAGTGGAAGCACCTCAACAAC CTGCTGAACTGCATCATGGACATGGTGGAGAAGACGCGCCGGTCGCTGACGGTGCTGCGGCGGTGCCAGGAGGCCGACCGCGAGGAGCTCAACCACTGGATCCGGCGCTTCAGCGACGCCGAGGACATGAAGAAAGGCAGCCCCCCCTCCGCCCGCCCCCACaacagctcctccagctccgaGGCACCCCAGTTAG ACGCTCACCGGGACTTCGCACCGCGGCCCCTCTCCGGTTACATGCCCGAGGAGATCTGGAGGAAGGCTG AAGAAGCTGTGAACGAGGTGAAGCGTCAGGCCATGTCCGAGCTGCAGAAGGCCGTGTCGGACGCCGAGCGCAAAGCCCACGAGCTGATCACGACGGAGCGAGCCAAGATGGAGCGAGCCCTGGCCGAGGCCAAGCGCCAGGCTTCGGAGGACGCCCTGACCGTCATCAATCAGCAGGAGGACTCGAGCGAG AGCTGCTGGAACTGCGGGCGCAAAGCGAGCGAGACCTGCAGCGGCTGCAACACCGCCCGCTACTGCGGCTCCTTCTGCCAGCACAAGGATTGGGAGAAGCACCACCACGTCTGCGGGCAGACTCTGCAGGGGCTGCCGGCCCCCGCCACCGCCCCGACCGCCGGCGTGGGGCTGCCGGTGGGCTCGGCGCAGCCCGAGGGGGTGCCCCCCatggccagcagccccagcgaGACGGGCTCGGGGGCCGCGTCCCGCGCCGGCACGCCGGCCACCCCGGCCCCGCTGGAGAGCGCGTCCCGCTga
- the CBFA2T3 gene encoding protein CBFA2T3 isoform X5 gives MPGGPPKPDSHPSCTRAPGRTVQVMNGSSHSPTAINGAPSTPNGFSNGPATSSTASLSTHQLPPACGARQLSKLKRFLTTLQQFGNDISPEIGERVRTLVLGLVNSTLTIEEFHAKLQEATNFPLRPFVIPFLKANLPLLQRELLHCARMAKQSPAQYLAQHEQLLLDANASSPIDSSELLLEVSESGKRRTPDRTKENGLDRDPLHPEHLSKRPCTMSPAQRYSPSNGLSHAPNGLPPPAAPLPQHYRLEDMAMAHHYRDAYRHADPRELRERPRPAAVHGARQEEVIDHRLTDREWAEEWKHLNNLLNCIMDMVEKTRRSLTVLRRCQEADREELNHWIRRFSDAEDMKKGSPPSARPHNSSSSSEAPQLDAHRDFAPRPLSGYMPEEIWRKAEEAVNEVKRQAMSELQKAVSDAERKAHELITTERAKMERALAEAKRQASEDALTVINQQEDSSESCWNCGRKASETCSGCNTARYCGSFCQHKDWEKHHHVCGQTLQGLPAPATAPTAGVGLPVGSAQPEGVPPMASSPSETGSGAASRAGTPATPAPLESASR, from the exons TGATGAACGGCAGCAGCCACTCGCCCACCGCCATCAACGGGGCCCCGTCCACCCCCAACGGCTTCAGCAACGGGCCGGccacctcctccaccgcctccctCTCCACCCACCAGCTCCCGCCGGCCTGCGGCGCCCGCCAGCTCAGCAAGCTCAAGCGCTTCCTCACCACCCTGCAGCAGTTCGGCAACGACATCTCGCCCGAGATCGGGGAGCGGGTGCGCACCCTCGTCCTGGGGCTCGTG AACTCCACGCTCACCATCGAGGAGTTCCACGCCAAGCTCCAGGAGGCCACCAATTTCCCGCTGCGGCCCTTCGTCATCCCCTTCCTGAAG GCCAACCTGCCGCTGCTGCAGCGCGAGCTGCTGCACTGCGCCCGCATGGCCAAGCAGAGCCCGGCGCAGTACCTGGCCCAGCacgagcagctgctgctggacgCCAACGCCTCCTCTCCCATCGACTCCTCCGAGCTGCTCCTGGAGGTCAGCGAGAGCGGCAAGAGGAGGACACCAGACAG GACCAAAGAGAACGGTTTGGACCGCGACCCCCTGCACCCCGAGCACCTCAGCAAGCGGCCGTGCACCATGAGCCCCGCGCAGCGCTACAGCCCCAGCAACGGGCTGAGCCACGCGCCCAACGGGctgccgccccccgccgcccccctgccccagcactaCCGCCTCGAGGACATGGCCATGGCGCACCACTACCGCGACGCCTACCGCCACGCCGACCCCCGGGAGCTCCGCGAGCGCCCGCGGCCCGCCG CGGTGCACGGGGCGCGCCAGGAGGAGGTGATCGACCACCGGCTCACCGACAGGGAGTGGGCGGAGGAGTGGAAGCACCTCAACAAC CTGCTGAACTGCATCATGGACATGGTGGAGAAGACGCGCCGGTCGCTGACGGTGCTGCGGCGGTGCCAGGAGGCCGACCGCGAGGAGCTCAACCACTGGATCCGGCGCTTCAGCGACGCCGAGGACATGAAGAAAGGCAGCCCCCCCTCCGCCCGCCCCCACaacagctcctccagctccgaGGCACCCCAGTTAG ACGCTCACCGGGACTTCGCACCGCGGCCCCTCTCCGGTTACATGCCCGAGGAGATCTGGAGGAAGGCTG AAGAAGCTGTGAACGAGGTGAAGCGTCAGGCCATGTCCGAGCTGCAGAAGGCCGTGTCGGACGCCGAGCGCAAAGCCCACGAGCTGATCACGACGGAGCGAGCCAAGATGGAGCGAGCCCTGGCCGAGGCCAAGCGCCAGGCTTCGGAGGACGCCCTGACCGTCATCAATCAGCAGGAGGACTCGAGCGAG AGCTGCTGGAACTGCGGGCGCAAAGCGAGCGAGACCTGCAGCGGCTGCAACACCGCCCGCTACTGCGGCTCCTTCTGCCAGCACAAGGATTGGGAGAAGCACCACCACGTCTGCGGGCAGACTCTGCAGGGGCTGCCGGCCCCCGCCACCGCCCCGACCGCCGGCGTGGGGCTGCCGGTGGGCTCGGCGCAGCCCGAGGGGGTGCCCCCCatggccagcagccccagcgaGACGGGCTCGGGGGCCGCGTCCCGCGCCGGCACGCCGGCCACCCCGGCCCCGCTGGAGAGCGCGTCCCGCTga
- the PABPN1L gene encoding embryonic polyadenylate-binding protein 2, whose translation MCESGAPAGKAHVAAGHGTRARGMFGGRASPLFLDTSGIWWQDPPSLAAVEASWDVAEMAAPRKAVDEDSDLSHLEGDSTEELGVQDPELEAIKARVREMEKEDERLKALQLEAESRLIMSSEAGLFPKTTEEKMEVDQRSIYVGNVDYGGTAEELESHFNSCGQINRVTILCDKFSGHPKGYAYIEFEEKSSVKAAVELDESLFRGRVIKVLPKRTNMPGISSTDRGGHRGRFQARGGLAQRGGYYGGQQARLRGRTYRGRARLLPWYFPY comes from the exons ATGTGTGAAAGTGGCGCGCCGGCGGGAAAGGCGCACGTGGCGGCGGGGCACGGCACGAGGGCGCGCGGCATGTTCGGGGGCAGGGCCAG TCCTCTCTTCCTGGACACTTCTGGGATCTGGTGGCAGGACCCGCCATCCCTGGCAGCAGTGGAGGCGTCCTGGGACGTGGCAGAAATGGCAGCTCCGCGCAAGGCTGTGGATGAGGACTCAGACCTGAGCCACCTGGAGGGGGACAGCACGGAGGAGTTGGGTGTGCAGGACCCG GAGCTGGAGGCCATCAAAGCCCGAGTGCGGGAGATGGAGAAGGAGGACGAGAGGCTGAAGGCACTGCAGCTGGAAGCTGAGAGCCGCCTCATCATGAGCTCAGAGGCAG GTCTCTTCCCAAAGACAACAGAGGAGAAGATGGAGGTCGACCAGCGGTCCATCTACGTGGGCAAT GTGGACTACGGGGGCACGGCGGAGGAGCTGGAGTCTCACTTCAACAGCTGCGGGCAGATCAACCGCGTCACCATCCTCTGTGACAAGTTCTCGGGGCACCCCAAAGG GTACGCCTACATCGAGTTCGAAGAGAAGAGCTCTGTGAAGGCTGCTGTGGAGCTGGACGAGAGCTTGTTCAGAGGCAGAGTCATTAAG GTGCTGCCCAAGAGGACCAACATGCCGGGCATCAGCAGCACCGACCGCGGGGGCCACCGGGGCCGTTTCCAAGCCCGGGGAGGGCTGGCCCAGCGGGGGGGCTACTACGGGGGGCAGCAGGCGAGGCTGCGAGGGAGGACGTACAG GGGTCGGGCAAGGCTGTTGCCTTGGTATTTTCCATACTAG